The Catharus ustulatus isolate bCatUst1 chromosome 13, bCatUst1.pri.v2, whole genome shotgun sequence genome includes a window with the following:
- the MUSTN1 gene encoding musculoskeletal embryonic nuclear protein 1 has protein sequence MSQPAPVKKKRPPVKEEDLKGARGNLTKNQEIKSKTYQVMRQCEEMGSAAPSIFSRARTGGETVFEKPKDEPAKSVFG, from the exons ATGTCACAG CCAGCCCCTGTGAAAAAGAAGCGTCCTCCAGTGAAGGAAGAAGACCTCAAAGGAGCCAGAGGAAACCTTAccaaaaaccaggaaattaAATCCAAAACCTACCAAGTGATGAGGCAGTGTG AGGAAatgggctctgcagcaccttCTATATTCAGCCGGGCTCGGACAGGGGGTGAAACAGTCTTTGAGAAACCGAAGGATGAGCCAGCCAAGAGCGTCTTTGGCTGA